The Patescibacteria group bacterium DNA window CTTACCCCGAACGTCTTCTTCAATTCTGACTCTACCTTCAGAATCGGCAAAACGCACAATCTCTATTTTTGCCAAAGGCATTCCCAGTTTGGCGGCGATTTTACCCGCCAGAGGTAAATTGGAACTCCCAGCAAAAATTTTAAAATCTTTCATTTGTTTCTTGCCCCTCGGGAAAAATCATGAAAAAGCTCCATTATCCTTTTGGTGTTTTCTCCCACTCTGCCGTTTCCCACCGTGAGATTATCAATCTGGACAACGGGCATAACTTCTTTATTGCTGGCCGTAATGAAAGCCTCATCGATTTCCTCAAGCTCTTGATATTTAATCGGCCTAAAAACCGTTTTGAATTCTTTTTTGGCAAGGTCAATAACAACCTGGCGCGTTATTCCCTTTAAGATTTCATCTTGGGGCGTAATCAAATTCCCGTTCTTGAAGATAAAAAAACTGCTTGTTGTTCCTTCCAGGACTTCTCCCCTTTTGTTGGTGTAAAGCGCCTCGATGGCTTTTTTCTTTTTGGCAATTTTTAAAGCTAAAATCGCCGGAATATAATTTATTGTTTTCGCCAAATGGTAAGATCTGCCGAAAGGAACCGTGACAACTTTAATGCCCTTTTCATAATAAGCGACGGGGAAACTAATCGCCGGAGTTATAATCACGGCCAAGGTTGGTTTATCGGCCGGTGTGATTTGGTCTAAACTTACGCCGCCGGTTAATAGAATTTTGATATTGGCTTCAGGCAGGTTGTTTTTAGCTAAAGTTTTAATGGTCATTTGTTTGATTTGACTAATGGGTGGACATTCAAGACCAATTTGTTTGGCAGAATTTTGCAGGCGTTTCAAGTGCTCGTCAAGTTTAAAGGGCTTACCATTGTAGGTTCTTAAAAAATCAAAAACCCCGTAGCCACGGATAAGGCCAAGGTCAAGAATGGAAACCCTGGCTTTGTCTTTAGAAACAAATTTTCCATTAACGTAAAAAATAAGGTTTTTAGACATTTCTTACGTGCCTTCTTGCCAAGAAGTTA harbors:
- a CDS encoding aminotransferase class IV, giving the protein MSKNLIFYVNGKFVSKDKARVSILDLGLIRGYGVFDFLRTYNGKPFKLDEHLKRLQNSAKQIGLECPPISQIKQMTIKTLAKNNLPEANIKILLTGGVSLDQITPADKPTLAVIITPAISFPVAYYEKGIKVVTVPFGRSYHLAKTINYIPAILALKIAKKKKAIEALYTNKRGEVLEGTTSSFFIFKNGNLITPQDEILKGITRQVVIDLAKKEFKTVFRPIKYQELEEIDEAFITASNKEVMPVVQIDNLTVGNGRVGENTKRIMELFHDFSRGARNK